Below is a window of Tolypothrix bouteillei VB521301 DNA.
TGTCCCCCTAAAGAGCATGTGCTCCAACTGGTGAGCAATGCCATTCAAGCCGGATTCTTCGTTCCGCGAGCCCACTTTGTACCAAACTTGTACGGTCACAACTGGGTTAGAGTGGACTTCTTTTGTTAAAACAGTCAGTCCATTTTGCAGCAACGTCTTTTGGACATTTTCTGTCACTGACGAAGATAATGTTTCTCTAGAAATGCTTTGGGGTGTACTTACCAATGTATTTTCTTGTGTCAGTTGGCTGAAAGCTGTATCATTACCAAGGAAAAGCACTGTAATTAAAACACTCAATAGTAAAACGTGAAAACGATATCGATAGAATTTCGGCAACACACTCATATATTCTATTAATATATCTGTAACTTGGGTTACAGATTTGTAGACTATATTCTAATCTCTCTCTCAATGTTATTGCTTTAACAAAATGGTAGAGAGTTAAATATTCTACTTGCAAAAAATAGGAAGTACAACTAGGTGAGTGTGGTTAAAACACGAATAAATTCTAAAGGTAAACCATCTGTATCCGCAATAAAAGTTACTTCATAAATATGATTTCCAATTTGTTGTTGTGTTGGTTCTAACAAAACTTTCAGTGGTTGTAACATTTCGGAGTTACTTTGCGCCCCGTTAGTAAAACGTTCTTTTAAATCTGTTAGCCAACTTGGCAAATCTGGTGTAATATCTGTTACGTCAAAAGATAGGTGATAATACCCGACATAATGCTCATCTTCAAAAGCATCGGGAGCTGGTTTGGGTTGGGGTATTTGGATCAGTTCGATTCTCCCTCCTAGCCCTTCCATCCAGCAAGCTAGGGTATAACCCGTGGTGAAGCGTTCGCAAACTGTAAAGCCGAGTTGTTCGTAGAAGGCGATCGCTCTATAAATATTTGCGGTACGAATAGAGGCGTGGTGCATTATGAGTTATTGGTAGCGATCGGTGGTTAGTTGTTAGTTGTTAGCAGTAAAAACCACTATCGACTCACAACTAACCACCAACCATTATTCAAACAATCGGAAATAAGGATAGCGGACTGGGACACCGGGTTCTTTTTCCAAGTCAAAATTAATGACTTCCCAACAGGGTTCTTCAGACGCTTCGGGGCTAAACTCTACAGGTAAACCGTAAAGTCGAGCTGATGTTGTTTCCGATTGTCCGGAACGCCAAGGGGTGCTACGTTCTAAGTAGCCACTCATCAATTCTTGATAGCGTCTAGCAATGATGACCCTTGTTGCTCGGTAGCCTTGGGTATACAGCTTGTCTAGTGCTTCATGAATTTCAAACCGAATGCCATCGGGATGTGTATGTTGGCGATACCATTCACCATTCCACCTGCGCCAATGACGCCCTGATTGTAAATGGATTAACTCTCCATTTTTAGGATTTGCTTCAAAAGCGCCATGCCGGGGGCATAAATATGTATCTGTTAGTGTCAAAGCCGGGATTGTTTGACGGCAGTGGGGACACTGAATTTCGGGACCAAATATAGGGTACTGCAAGCCTGGGTTCATCATGAAGTGCTCAAAAACATATATTTGTCTTTACCTATAGAGTTGTTTTTTTTTACACTTCCGCTCCACCTCATTTGGGTATTGATTGAGTGCTACCTTTTATATTAGGTTCTACACCGTGATATTCTAAAATTTTGCAACCTACTTTAAGGTTGGAGTTCCTTCAGATTACCTGAGTACCCTACTTAATATTCTATCGTGTCTATCGCATCCTACTGGTCTAACCCCGATCTTTCTCAAGCAGCTTTTGTCGCTGCCAATGCAGTGGTTATAGGTTCGGTCACAGTAGGAGTGGATGCGAGCATTTGGTATGGAGCAGTTATTAGAGGAGATGTAGAACGCATAGAAATTGGCGAATGTACCAACATTCAGGATGGGGCGGTGTTGCATGGCGATCCCGGTCAGCCAACTATTTTAGAAGATCGTGTCACCGTAGGGCATCGGGCTGTGGTACACTCCGCCTACATTGAACGTGGCAGTTTGATTGGCATTGGCGCGATCGTTTTAGATGGAGTGCGTGTAGGTACAGGTAGCATTATTGGAGCAGGTGCTGTCGTTACAAAGGATGTACCTCCTTTGTCTCTTGTTTTAGGTGTTCCTGGTAAAGTTATACGTCAAATTTCCGAAGCCGAAGCAGCAAACCTTATCGAACACGCTGAGCGTTACAAAAAGTTAGCTTTAGTTCATGCGGGGAAGGCGACAGGGGGCTGGGGAGATTAGAAGGACGAGGGGGACAAGGGAGAAACGGACGTCATGGGGGAGACTAACTACTGCCCGGTACATGACCTTAATGAAAATTGTAAATATTTTTTACACAATATTTGAGAAAAGTTGACCACTTCAGATAAAAATAAAAATGAGAGCAGTTGATAAAACTTTAATTTCTACTTAAAAGAGGATTAGATATGGATCTTGATTTACGTGTGGTCATCGTTTTAGCTCCGATCGTAGTTGCAGCGAGCTGGGCTGTGTTCAACATTGGTGCGGCTGCTTTGAGACAATTGCAAAACTTTTTAAACAAGGAAGCTTAAGGTAGATAGGTTTATTAATTTACCGTGAGTTTGATGAAGTCAAAATAGACCTCGCCCCAAACCCCTTTCCTCGTAAGATACTGTTGGCGAATGGTGGGTACAATCCCCCTAGAACAGCTGTACCTCGTAGGAGAGAGGTTTCAAACCCCGATTAAAACGTTGCTCTTCCCTGTTAGAAGCGGGGGTAAGTGTGGGGGCTGTTGAACTTGCGTTATTTAGACAGCGTTGCTCGGTTGCTCGATCCGGTGGCTACTCCTGGAAATGCCTTTACAAGAGGCTGAGCTTTCTGCGTTTGGTAAAGTACTTTGGGTGGGCAATGCTTACCTAGCCCTGTTAAGGTGACTCATAAAATTTTGATTCAGGCGGGGTATTCCTCATTTTTCCTCCTCTGCGCTCTCAGCGCCTCTGCGGTTCAAAAGAAATTTATTTAACCGCCGAGACGCAGAGTACGCAGAGGTAAGAGGTGAGAGAGCTATTGATTTCCTGAAGTTTTTATTCACCCTGATATGGTTAGCAATGCTCACCCAACCACGCCTACTACTACATCCACCTTAAAATGTTGGGTTGAGACAGCAAGGGGGCAGGAGAGAAAGAAAAAAGACTATAGGAACAAGTGCGTGTGAAAATGGTGCAAGCAACCACTCCAAACGAAACCAACTCTTGTGGATATTGACTCTCTCTTAAAACCCTTTCATCACTTTGGAGTCCGTCTCGGATTGGATTCCGTTTTTAAACTGCTGGCAAATTTGGGCAATCCCCACCATCAAGTGCCAATTGTTCACGTAACCGGTACGAATGGGAAAGGTTCTGTTTGTGCTTACCTTTCTTCTATTCTGACTGAAGCAGGTTATCGCACGGGGCGTTTCATCTCACCCCATTTGGTAGATTGGACGGAACGTATTTGCTTAAACGAACAACCAATTTCTTCAGAAGAATTTTGCCAGTTGTTAGTTGAAGTGATAAGAGCGATCGACCCAGAAGAGCAATCTCCAACTCAGTTTGAAGTCATCACTGCAGCAGCTTGGTTGTATTTCGCACGGCAAAAGGTGGATTTAGCCGTGATAGAGGTAGGACTCGGAGGTCGTTTGGATGCAACTAACGTCTGCTCGCATCCTCTTGTAACTATTATTACTTCCATCAGTCGCGACCACTGGCAAAAACTCGGCCCCAATCTCACCGATATTGCTCGCGAAAAAGCTGGTATTTTTAAACCTGGATGCCCTGCCGTTATCGGGATTTTACCACCAGATGCAGAAGAAGTAGTGCGATCGCGTGCTTTAGAATTAGAATGTCCTATCGTTATACCTCAGCCTGCGCGTCAAGTTACCCCCGGATGGGCTGAGTGGGAGATGGGAAAATTAATTAAATACCCGTTAGTTTTGCAAGGGCAAATTCAGTTACAAAATTCTGCTGTAGCATTAGCCGCTATAGAAATTTTGCAAAAACAAGGTTGGAAAATTTCAGAGGAAGCCATTATCAACGGAATGGCAAAAACTCATTGGTTGGGAAGGCTGCAATGGACGACGTGGAAAAACCATCAATTATTGTTAGACGGTGCTCATAACGTTGGTGGTGCTCAAGCTTTGCGCGATTATATTGACAAATTGGAAACAGGGGAACTCAAGCTCCCTACCGAGTGGGAATTAGGAGCACGAGAGACAACTGAGGATTTGGGAATTCCCAAATCCAAAATTCAAGTTGATTGGATTGTGGGAATGCTAGCAAAAAAAGACCATAGGGACATTTTCAAAATTTTATTGCGACCCGGCGATCGCTTGTTTCTCGTTCCAGTACCAGAAGCGATTACAGCCCGTCCTCATGAATTAGCTAAGATTGCTTGGGAAGTTTGCCCCGAGTTGAGCGATTGCAATACTTATCCAGATTTATCTTTAGCCTTAGAGGAAACTTTTGCGTCATCAAAAGGTAATTTGGTGATTTTGTGTGGTTCGCTGTATCTTATTGGGTATTTTTTAAAATTTGCTAATGGCTATTAGCCATTAGCCATTAGCCATTAGCCATTAGCCATTCCACTCACTTGCTGCATCCTCAACAGCTTTATCGACTGTTTTCTCGCCTAGCATTGCTGCTTGTAAGTTTTCGTAGATAGTCTTTTGCAAGCGTTTTATATCTTTTAATCTTGGCGTTAAAACTTCTGCTTGTTGCAACTCTTGGGCGCTAATGACTCTTGCTTTATCTAAAGTTGAGGCATTGGCTGGTAAATCTTTGAAGTAACTGTCAGAGAGAGATTGAACTGTAGAAGGAAGAACTCCTGCTGCTTTGGCAAAGGCAAGTTGGTTGTTGTCGTTGGTGAGATATAGGGCAAATTTAACGGCGGCGTCGGGTTGTTTGCTGTCTCGGGGTATGACTACGTTCATAACGGCAACATTTTTCTTGCCGTTTTCACCCGTGACTTGGGGTGCGGTTGCAGAAACTTTGGCTATGGTAGGTGCGTTTTTCCCCACTGTTTCTAAAAACTCCCCACCAGAAAAGAGTAATGCGGTTTCTCCTGCTTGATATAAATCTATGGCGTGGCGGTGTCCTTGTGTTAGCACTTCTCTGGGTAGTAGACCTTTTTTGTATAAATCTACCCAGTATTGGAACGCTGCTTTTCCTTGTGGGGTGTTAAAAGCTGCTTTGCCTTCAGCATCTACTAAGGTGACTCCCATTTGTACGAAGGATTCTAAGACTTCCCCGGAGTCTTGAGGCACGAATGTTGTGAAAAAGGCGTATTTACCAGTTTTTTCTTTAACTTGTTGTGCTACTTGTGCTAATTCAGTGTACGTAACAGGTGTTTTAGTAATACCTGCCTGTTTTAATAAATCAGTGTTATAAATGGTTAACCGCGTGGTGAGGTACCAGGGAATACCAAAACTCTTGCCATTAAGGGTACTGGCTTTCCAAATGTTTGGTAAGTAGGCGGCGCGAACTGAAGAAGGAACTTTTGCTTCTAAATCTAACCAGGCATTCCGTCCTGCTAGTTGAGAAGCAAAGTCTGGATTTAGGTTAACAACATCAGGTGGCGTTTTTGCAGAGACAGCTGTTAAAATCTTGTTTTCCATTGCAGTCCAAGGAACATCAACCCAGGTAACTTTTATACCGGGATTTTGTGACTCAAAGGTTGCTATGAGGCTTTTGAAGTAGTCGGTGAATTGAGGTTGGAGTTGCATTGTCCAAAACTCAACATTTGCTGCTGATGATGCCTGTTTTGGATTTGTGCTGATATTTGCTGTGCTGCAACTCACAATCCAGCTAGTTAATAAACCGAATAGTAACCAAATAGTAAATTTTTTGAATTGTGGAATTTGAATCATTTGAGTTGTACTTTTTTAACTTATCGGGGTGAGATGCTTATGAAAATTGGATAGATAGGGCTAAAGCCACCATAGGTACATTTGAAGAATTACATAGGTCACGAAAAGTCAAACCTTTAGACTTGGATTTTGTTTCTCAATCCAACTTACGTTAATTTCTACACTTTTAGGTAATATAACGGGGGGAGAAACAGGGGTCTTCATATTAATCTTTTATATTATTCATTTTTTTACTTAGCGCTCCGGTGGTAAACCTGTGGTTAAACAACTTAATAATCTATTTAGTAAATCTAAGGGTGGAGTAGGCATAGAAATTGCACCGCAACGGGTCAATTTAGCTCAAATCCGCAAGCAAGGTCAAGGTGTAAAGCTAGAAAATTTAATATCGGTTCCCGTTCCTGAAGGTGTGGTGGTGGATGGTCAAATTACTGACCCGCCAACAATGGCGCAATTGATTCAGCAGGTATTGGCAAGTAGTAAGATTAAGGCTTCTCGTGTTGCGACTTCTGTACCGGGACGCGATTCTATCGTTCGTCTCATACCCGTCCCTGCAGAGTTGGATGATAAAGAGCTGCGGGAGATGGTTCTCAACCATGAGGCTGGTTTGTATTTACCTTATCCGCGTGAGGAAGCTGATGTAGATTATCAGAAACTTGGGTATTTTGTAGATGAGGACGGTATTGAGAAGGTTCAGGTACTTTTAGTGGCAACTCGCAAGGAAATTACCGATACCTATATCAGTACGTTTGAACAAGCAGGATTGCAAATCGATGTTTTAGAGATTAACAGTTTTGCTCTGATTCGGACAATCCGCGATCAACTCCGACAATATGGACCGCAAGAAGCCGCAGTGCTTGTGGATATAGAATTTGATAGCACGGAAATTGCGATCGTTGTTAACGGTGTGCCGCAATTTTCGCGTACCGTACCAATTGGCACTTATCAAATGCAACTTGCTTTATCAAAAGCAATGAATTTACCTGTCTCGCGAGATATGGAATTATTGCAAGGCATATCTATTCCTTCAACTCCTGTAGATGGTGGGAAGACTGGTGTGACTGAAATCAATCCCGGTATGGCAGCTGTTATTAGAGTTCTGGGAGAACTGACAGATGAACTGCGCCGTTCTATCGATTTTTATCTCAATCAAAGTGAAAATCTGGAAGTGGCACAGATTATGCTAGCAGGACCGGGAGGCGGGCTAGGTCAGCTAGATGAGTTCTTTACACAAAGATTGAGTTTACCTACCTCTCAGATCGATCCGGTAGGCGCATTGTCATTACAAGTTGATGCGGAAAAATACCCAGCCTCAGAACGTCCCGGTTTGGGTATAGTGCTTGGTTTGGGAATGAGAGAAGTATGAAGTATGAATTATGAAGTATGAATTATGAAGTATGAATTATGAAGTATGAAAGAATTGGGAAGCAAGCAATTCCTAACTTCTCATTCTCCATTCATCATTCATCATTCATAATTCATAATTCTCTCATTCATCATTCATAATTCATAATTCTCTCATTACCCATTCATCATTCATAATTCATAATTCATAATTTAGGTCATGTATAGTCTAGATATTAATTTTCTGAAAGATCGCCCAGCATTTAATAAAACTTCTGAAAAGAAGCAACGAGGCAAGATTTCTCTCCCCGTAGGAGATTTAACTCCTCTATATATAGGAGTGGGAATCGGTTTGGGTTTACCGATTCTTGTAGGAGCAAGTTTGTGGATTTTGGATGCTAAAAATGTTGAATTAGGACAAACAATTGCACAACTCGAACAAGAGAAACAATCTCTTGAGGGTCAAATAGGTAGTATTAATAAAATCAAGGAAGAAACTAACAGAATTAAACAGGAAACTCAGGCTTTGGTGACGGTTTTTGACCAAATCCGCCCTTGGTCTGCAATGCTACAAGATTTGCGCGATCGCATTCCCAGAACCGTACAAATTGAAAACATTAAGCAAATTGCACCACTAGCTCCAGTAGCAGGACAGCCAGCACCAAATCCTGCAGGAGGCATAGAAATTATTGGGGTTGCTCGTTCTTTCAACAATGTTAATGATTTTATGCTGACTTTACAGCAGTCTCGGTTTTTAAAGGCAACTGATACAAGAATTACGACAGCAGAGTTAGTAGATCCACCGATACCACCCGGAATAACGCTTCCACAAAATTTTAAACCACCTCAAATAGCTAGATACACTATTCAATCTAGTATGAGTGACGTTCCAGCTTCCGAGTTAATGCGGGAATTGGAGCAAAAAGGCACAGTAGGACTAGTTTCTCGAATTCGCAATCTGCAAAAAACAGGAGTGCTTCAAAAATGACGGTGAGTGAAGATCTAAGTTTTGAACAGGGTGGGGATTTTGGTGCAGCCTCTGCACCCAGCTACCCCGTTATTTTTGGAATTTCCCTAACACCAAAAATTAGTGGGATTATTGTAGGGTGTTTGGGCGTTGCCGGTGCTGCATTTATGGCTATGAATATGCTGATGCCCTCTTGGGATACATTTCAACAGCAGCAAGCCAAACAGACGGAACTGCAAACAGATATCGATCAAAAGAAACTTGCTATTAAACAACTTGGTAAGATTCAAGAAGAGCAGGCACAGGCAAAAGTGCAACAAGTTCAAGTATTGGGTTTGTTTGCCAATGAGAAAACCTTGGATACATTGCTGCTAGATTTAAATCGATTGGTTGAGTCTGGTAACAGTCAAGTTCCTTTCAGTGGCGTGAGAGCAAAACTGAAGAGATACGCACCCAGTGGTGATAAGGCAGAACCAATCACTGATGGAACCTTTGGACCCCTTGTGGATGGAAAGCTAAAACGCCGCAGTATCAATATTGAAATTATTGGAACCTACGAACAAACACAATCTATTCTCCGTAATATAGAACGGTTACAGCCTTTGCTACTGGTGAAAGACTATCAATCAACATTAGCACCAGAGACTGCTGCTGAGCCTGGTAAAAAGTTAATTAGGATTGGTCCTAGAGCCATTAATACAACTTTTCAGTTACAGGCATTGATGCCAATGACTCCACAAGATATGGCAGAAGCGGCAACTAAGAAACCGTAATACCAATTCTATATGAAGTTGCACATTATTGCCCTCATATTAGAAATGTGGACGGCAGGCGCTACAACCGGGGGAACCCTCCGAAGTTTGCTATTGGGGAGTCAGTGCGGTCTTGGGCTTTGCCCAAGTGAAGCATCTGACGTGGAAACCCCCAAGCCGCAACTTCTCTCCGCAACGCGCTGCCTCAGCTATACAAACAAAGCCTGCCTAAGCGCAAAGCGCACGCTACGTGATGCTGCAGGCTATGCCCGTAAGGGCTATACGCAGGCTAATTGTATGCATCTTCATAGAAAATTGGTATAACCAGTTGCGAGTGACCTCTCCCTCCTTCAGAGACTCTCTCTTTCCCAAGCTCCGCTTTCCTCGTTCCCAGGCTCAGCCTGGGAATGCCTTCTTTGGAGGCTCCGCCTCCTGTCAAGACTCTCCAATCGCCTTTTATATGGGAATAAGGTTCACGGACGGGAGTTTTAACATTAGTTGTACCCCTCCCTACCCCTTAGGGCGTGTTTTCACAAGACTCGTTTAGCCCCTAATTTTCCAGATCCCCCTAAATCTCCCTTAAAAAGGGGGACTTGAAGAAATTTCCCCCCTTTTTAAGCTACGGTGGTGTACAGATCTCTAGAAAAGACATGAAACATCCTAAAAAAGGAAGAATTAGAATCAACTTCCCCCCTTTTTTAAGGGGGGCTAGGGGGGATCGAAACTGCCAGAAGGCATCTTAGGAGACTTGTGTACACCACCGTAGCTTTTT
It encodes the following:
- a CDS encoding VOC family protein — protein: MHHASIRTANIYRAIAFYEQLGFTVCERFTTGYTLACWMEGLGGRIELIQIPQPKPAPDAFEDEHYVGYYHLSFDVTDITPDLPSWLTDLKERFTNGAQSNSEMLQPLKVLLEPTQQQIGNHIYEVTFIADTDGLPLEFIRVLTTLT
- a CDS encoding TIGR02652 family protein, which produces MMNPGLQYPIFGPEIQCPHCRQTIPALTLTDTYLCPRHGAFEANPKNGELIHLQSGRHWRRWNGEWYRQHTHPDGIRFEIHEALDKLYTQGYRATRVIIARRYQELMSGYLERSTPWRSGQSETTSARLYGLPVEFSPEASEEPCWEVINFDLEKEPGVPVRYPYFRLFE
- a CDS encoding gamma carbonic anhydrase family protein; this translates as MSIASYWSNPDLSQAAFVAANAVVIGSVTVGVDASIWYGAVIRGDVERIEIGECTNIQDGAVLHGDPGQPTILEDRVTVGHRAVVHSAYIERGSLIGIGAIVLDGVRVGTGSIIGAGAVVTKDVPPLSLVLGVPGKVIRQISEAEAANLIEHAERYKKLALVHAGKATGGWGD
- a CDS encoding photosystem II protein Y — translated: MDLDLRVVIVLAPIVVAASWAVFNIGAAALRQLQNFLNKEA
- a CDS encoding bifunctional folylpolyglutamate synthase/dihydrofolate synthase — its product is MDIDSLLKPFHHFGVRLGLDSVFKLLANLGNPHHQVPIVHVTGTNGKGSVCAYLSSILTEAGYRTGRFISPHLVDWTERICLNEQPISSEEFCQLLVEVIRAIDPEEQSPTQFEVITAAAWLYFARQKVDLAVIEVGLGGRLDATNVCSHPLVTIITSISRDHWQKLGPNLTDIAREKAGIFKPGCPAVIGILPPDAEEVVRSRALELECPIVIPQPARQVTPGWAEWEMGKLIKYPLVLQGQIQLQNSAVALAAIEILQKQGWKISEEAIINGMAKTHWLGRLQWTTWKNHQLLLDGAHNVGGAQALRDYIDKLETGELKLPTEWELGARETTEDLGIPKSKIQVDWIVGMLAKKDHRDIFKILLRPGDRLFLVPVPEAITARPHELAKIAWEVCPELSDCNTYPDLSLALEETFASSKGNLVILCGSLYLIGYFLKFANGY
- a CDS encoding ABC transporter substrate-binding protein, producing MIQIPQFKKFTIWLLFGLLTSWIVSCSTANISTNPKQASSAANVEFWTMQLQPQFTDYFKSLIATFESQNPGIKVTWVDVPWTAMENKILTAVSAKTPPDVVNLNPDFASQLAGRNAWLDLEAKVPSSVRAAYLPNIWKASTLNGKSFGIPWYLTTRLTIYNTDLLKQAGITKTPVTYTELAQVAQQVKEKTGKYAFFTTFVPQDSGEVLESFVQMGVTLVDAEGKAAFNTPQGKAAFQYWVDLYKKGLLPREVLTQGHRHAIDLYQAGETALLFSGGEFLETVGKNAPTIAKVSATAPQVTGENGKKNVAVMNVVIPRDSKQPDAAVKFALYLTNDNNQLAFAKAAGVLPSTVQSLSDSYFKDLPANASTLDKARVISAQELQQAEVLTPRLKDIKRLQKTIYENLQAAMLGEKTVDKAVEDAASEWNG
- the pilM gene encoding type IV pilus assembly protein PilM; translated protein: MVKQLNNLFSKSKGGVGIEIAPQRVNLAQIRKQGQGVKLENLISVPVPEGVVVDGQITDPPTMAQLIQQVLASSKIKASRVATSVPGRDSIVRLIPVPAELDDKELREMVLNHEAGLYLPYPREEADVDYQKLGYFVDEDGIEKVQVLLVATRKEITDTYISTFEQAGLQIDVLEINSFALIRTIRDQLRQYGPQEAAVLVDIEFDSTEIAIVVNGVPQFSRTVPIGTYQMQLALSKAMNLPVSRDMELLQGISIPSTPVDGGKTGVTEINPGMAAVIRVLGELTDELRRSIDFYLNQSENLEVAQIMLAGPGGGLGQLDEFFTQRLSLPTSQIDPVGALSLQVDAEKYPASERPGLGIVLGLGMREV
- a CDS encoding PilN domain-containing protein; its protein translation is MYSLDINFLKDRPAFNKTSEKKQRGKISLPVGDLTPLYIGVGIGLGLPILVGASLWILDAKNVELGQTIAQLEQEKQSLEGQIGSINKIKEETNRIKQETQALVTVFDQIRPWSAMLQDLRDRIPRTVQIENIKQIAPLAPVAGQPAPNPAGGIEIIGVARSFNNVNDFMLTLQQSRFLKATDTRITTAELVDPPIPPGITLPQNFKPPQIARYTIQSSMSDVPASELMRELEQKGTVGLVSRIRNLQKTGVLQK